One region of Ptiloglossa arizonensis isolate GNS036 chromosome 8, iyPtiAriz1_principal, whole genome shotgun sequence genomic DNA includes:
- the LOC143150689 gene encoding uncharacterized protein LOC143150689, with the protein MILLSADPYRDSKFPPPGVPANRIEFYPDLPRVSEDDLSAVQDFGNAPFGDGFTISRVDLANNGGQGSLEAALKSESVERGPRDRRAGDRVRAEGGKGESRRIRGGKRVPRGFTRAEESRWFAYERDSIGGRDTVDGPLVSTVASVSVRDGDYLLLLVVAAGRTFFGEGETEGVRTCNSIELGRGYRGIVRGCAHGTEAGRENVANFGVDGLADRKVSVKRRPRIHRVRGHGTKVAGCRAVQCRSLASLKSDPRTVTAPVTAATVAVYRKYRTWARVNVVHPTTGVPRKDESHDRHLSMSNWIALVREISFSSASFPAAFVDGSTRQRASDGDIVFGIGAVAATRYGRYTTHGGIKRR; encoded by the exons ATGATTTTACTATCCGCGGACCCGTATCGCGATTCGAAATTCCCGCCGCCGGGAGTCCCCGCGAATCGTATCGAGTTCTACCCGGATCTCCCGCGGGTCTCCGAAGACGATCTCTCCGCGGTTCAAGATTTCGGGAATGCCCCCTTTGGCGATGGTTTCACGATCTCTCGCGTCGATCTCGCGAACAACGGAGGACAGGGTTCGCTCGAGGCGGCGTTGAAATCAGAATCGGTCGAGAGAGGTCCG CGCGATAGGAGAGCGGGCGATCGCGTACGGGCGGAGGGGGGCAAGGGAGAGTCCCGGAGGATCCGTGGAGGGAAGCGCGTACCGAGAGGCTTTACTCGGGCGGAGGAGAGTCGGTGGTTCGCGTACGAGAGGGACAGC ATAGGAGGACGGGATACCGTGGACGGACCCCTTGTATCCACGGTTGCTTCAGTTTCAGTTCGCGATGGAGACTACTTGCTCCTTCTAGTGGTAGCTGCCGGTCGCACATTCTTCGGCGAGGGCGAAACAGAGGGAGTGAGGACTTGt AATTCGATCGAGCTCGGGAGAGGTTACCGTGGGATCGTTCGGGGCTGTGCTCACGGTACGGAAGCAGGAAGAGAAAACGTTGCCAATTTCGGTGTGGACGGGCTCGCTGATAGAAAGGTTTCGGTGAAACGACGTCCACGGATACACCGTGTACGTGGCCACGGTACGAAGGTGGCCGGATGCCGGGCGGTGCAGTGCCGTTCGCTCGCTTCGCTGAAGAGTGACCCGAGAACAGTAACAGCACCAGTAACAGCAGCAACAGTAGCAGTTTACCGCAAATACCGTACCTGGGCGCGTGTAAACGTCGTGCATCCAACGACCGGTGTACCCCGAAAGGACGAATCGCACGATCGACACTTGTCGATGTCCAATTGGATCGCACTCGTAAGAGAGATTTCTTTTTCCTCAGCTTCGTTTCCTGCTGCATTCG TAGACGGATCAACGCGTCAACGCGCGAGCGACGGAGATATAGTTTTT
- the Vps28 gene encoding vacuolar protein sorting 28 isoform X3 yields the protein MSITQDRPELYEEVKLYKNAREREKHDNQADLYAVVNTLQLLEKAYIRDCVTPKEYTAACSKLLVQYRAAFKQVQSEQFPTIDAFARAFRLDCPAALERIKEDRPITIKDDKGNTSKCIADIVSLFITSMDKLRLEIKAMDQLHPDLKDLMDTMNRLSILPSDFEGKEKVANWLQTLNNMSASDELSDTQVRQLIFDLETSYNAFNKILHNS from the exons ATGTCGATAACTCAAGATCGACCCGAACTTTACGAAGAAGTGAAACTTTACAAGAATGCCAGGGAAAGAGAAAAACACGACAATCAAGCAGATTTGTACGCGGTTGTAAATACGTTACAACTTTTAGAGAAAGCTTACATCAGAGATTGTGTGACACCGAAAGAATACACAGCCGCCTGCAGCAAACTATTGGTGCAATACAGAGCAGCTTTTAAACAG GTGCAAAGCGAACAGTTTCCTACCATAGATGCTTTTGCAAGAGCATTTCGTTTGGATTGTCCAGCTGCACTGGAAAGGATCAAGGAGGACAGACCGATCACAATAAAGGACGATAAAGGCAACACGTCGAAATGTATCGCAGACATTGTTTCCCTTTTCATTACATCGATGGACAAATTGCGGCTCGAAATCAAAGCTATGGATCAGCTACATCCGGACCTAAAAGATTTAATGGATACTATGAATCGTCTCAGTATATTGCCAAGCGATTTCGAAGGCAAAGAAAAAGTTGCAAACTGgctacaaactcttaacaaTATGTCCGCGTCCGACGAGTTGTCGGACACGCAAGTAAGGCAACTGATTTTCGATCTGGAAACTTCCTACAATGCTTTCAATAAAATTCTACACAATTCCTAA
- the Vps28 gene encoding vacuolar protein sorting 28 isoform X4, translating to MQKLGESNSSESKKPSHVRKLNFGQSILTLDVVKQFHEQKNGVLLTDRNVAIIPSTKKNEFVRNWIETHKNRVLDSDESSQTSPILGSSVTKRTVRSPIFGTRRKRTRGKYSSNGNTIDDSEHTCWNNTGSQINKEIFNVSAEYNKYKKVDCTNIEKKENVKRNLFNFETSTNSVKENDTNTSPVLDKSCYSYKRRRRKFGDESSPRKALDRIENKCAKTSTKTSTCTKIHDTNVSPVLDKNSYSRKNRRKKLKETNLPETVFNKAESSCIDANVNTETSRELVQSQYLDNKYKIMSSQKQFELIRKLENSFQNDKLESFESKSSRISEDSIVSDSLVSEGKLNIEDSPKDIKDVVKMEIESSNEDDNCTSFVNIHDIDENLSARIEDADTQDVVSIVEIHNHNLMYNLTHLPSKPASICSQTSTKDSDKTFFSKAEEFPPRAIHLSQKISQISSQISSQINDPMDNNSIESRIVISTQESPQRTDPDPSMHLNLLDFGKKKRKPKRGSLSEKLQSAINRQISFVRIWRHQIKQAMKNNTSLPCVAVHVKTCVTRFSRQFLEGITMEDPLNLLPWREENKFPRSIKIMIIPEIVGIIMSITQDRPELYEEVKLYKNAREREKHDNQADLYAVVNTLQLLEKAYIRDCVTPKEYTAACSKLLVQYRAAFKQVQSEQFPTIDAFARAFRLDCPAALERIKEDRPITIKDDKGNTSKCIADIVSLFITSMDKLRLEIKAMDQLHPDLKDLMDTMNRLSILPSDFEGKEKVANWLQTLNNMSASDELSDTQVRQLIFDLETSYNAFNKILHNS from the exons ATGCAGAAACTTGGGGAAAGTAACAGTtccgaatcgaagaaaccgagtcACGTGAGGAAACTGAATTTTGGACAATCGATTCTAACCCTAGACGTAGTTAAGCAATTTCATGAACAAAAGAACGGTGTATTGTTGACCGATCGTAACGTAGCGATAATACCGAGCacgaagaaaaatgaatttgtaCGCAATTGGATCGAAACTCACAAAAACCGCGTTCTCGACTCGGACGAGTCGTCCCAAACGTCTCCTATTCTTGGATCATCCGTGACTAAACGCACGGTAAGATCTCCGATTTTCGGTACACGACGgaaacgaactaggggaaaatataGTTCAAACGGTAACACTATAGACGATAGTGAACATACCTGTTGGAACAATACTGGAAGTcaaattaataaagaaatttttaatgtttctgcaGAGTATAATAAGTACAAAAAAGTCGATTGTACGAACattgagaagaaggagaacgtcaagagaaatttatttaatttcgagaCTAGTACGAATTCTGTTAAAGAAAACGATACGAACACCTCGCCTGTATTAGATAAAAGCTGTTATTCGTAtaaaagaagacgaagaaagtTTGGAGATGAAAGCTCTCCCAGAAAAGCTCTAGATAGAATTGAGAATAAGTGTGCCAAAACGAGTACAAAAACTTCTACGTGTACAAAAATACACGATACGAATGTGTCACCTGTTCTTGATAAAAACTCTTATTCGCGTAAAAACAGGCGAAAAAAGTTGAAGGAGACAAATTTGCCAGAAACAGTTTTTAATAAAGCAGAAAGTAGTTGCATAGACGCTAATGTAAATACAGAAACGTCGCGCGAATTAGTCCAGTCGCAGTATTTGGATAACAAATACAAAATCATGTCTAGTCAAAAGCAATTTGAACTGATAAGAAAGTTGGAAAACAGTTTTCAAAATGATAAGTTAGAATCTTTCGAAAGTAAAAGTTCTAGAATTTCAGAAGATTCTATTGTATCCGATTCCTTGGTTTCGGAaggaaaattaaatatcgaaGACAGCCCAAAGGATATAAAAGATGTGGTAAAAATGGAAATAGAATCTAGCAACGAAGATGACAATTGCACAAGTTTTGTAAATATACACGATATCGATGAAAATCTTAGCGCTCGGATAGAAGACGCGGATACGCAAGATGTAGTATCTATTGTAGAAATCCATAACCATaatttaatgtataatttaacccATCTCCCTTCTAAACCCGCTTCTATATGTTCGCAAACGTCTACCAAAGATTCCGATAAAACTTTTTTTTCGAAAGCGGAAGAATTCCCACCACGCGCTATACATCTTTCTCAAAAGATTTCTCAAATTTCATCGCAAATTTCATCGCAAATTAATGATCCGATGGACAATAACTCGATTGAATCTCGAATTGTGATTAGTACGCAAGAATCGCCTCAAAGAACGGATCCAGATCCATCTATGCATTTAAATTTATTAGATTTTggcaagaaaaagagaaaaccaAAGAG AGGAAGTTTATCGGAAAAATTACAATCGGCGATTAATAGACAAATATCGTTTGTACGTATATGGAGGCACCAAATTAAACAAGCAATGAAAAACAATACTTCTCTACCATGCGTTGCGGTTCACGTAAAAACATGCGTGACTCGTTTTAGCAGACAATTTTTAGAAGGAATCACGATGGAAGATCCATTGAATCTTCTGCCTTggagagaagaaaataaatttcctaGGTCTATAAAGATCATGATAATTCCCGAAATAGTAG GGATAATAATGTCGATAACTCAAGATCGACCCGAACTTTACGAAGAAGTGAAACTTTACAAGAATGCCAGGGAAAGAGAAAAACACGACAATCAAGCAGATTTGTACGCGGTTGTAAATACGTTACAACTTTTAGAGAAAGCTTACATCAGAGATTGTGTGACACCGAAAGAATACACAGCCGCCTGCAGCAAACTATTGGTGCAATACAGAGCAGCTTTTAAACAG GTGCAAAGCGAACAGTTTCCTACCATAGATGCTTTTGCAAGAGCATTTCGTTTGGATTGTCCAGCTGCACTGGAAAGGATCAAGGAGGACAGACCGATCACAATAAAGGACGATAAAGGCAACACGTCGAAATGTATCGCAGACATTGTTTCCCTTTTCATTACATCGATGGACAAATTGCGGCTCGAAATCAAAGCTATGGATCAGCTACATCCGGACCTAAAAGATTTAATGGATACTATGAATCGTCTCAGTATATTGCCAAGCGATTTCGAAGGCAAAGAAAAAGTTGCAAACTGgctacaaactcttaacaaTATGTCCGCGTCCGACGAGTTGTCGGACACGCAAGTAAGGCAACTGATTTTCGATCTGGAAACTTCCTACAATGCTTTCAATAAAATTCTACACAATTCCTAA
- the Vps28 gene encoding vacuolar protein sorting 28 isoform X1, which translates to MQKLGESNSSESKKPSHVRKLNFGQSILTLDVVKQFHEQKNGVLLTDRNVAIIPSTKKNEFVRNWIETHKNRVLDSDESSQTSPILGSSVTKRTVRSPIFGTRRKRTRGKYSSNGNTIDDSEHTCWNNTGSQINKEIFNVSAEYNKYKKVDCTNIEKKENVKRNLFNFETSTNSVKENDTNTSPVLDKSCYSYKRRRRKFGDESSPRKALDRIENKCAKTSTKTSTCTKIHDTNVSPVLDKNSYSRKNRRKKLKETNLPETVFNKAESSCIDANVNTETSRELVQSQYLDNKYKIMSSQKQFELIRKLENSFQNDKLESFESKSSRISEDSIVSDSLVSEGKLNIEDSPKDIKDVVKMEIESSNEDDNCTSFVNIHDIDENLSARIEDADTQDVVSIVEIHNHNLMYNLTHLPSKPASICSQTSTKDSDKTFFSKAEEFPPRAIHLSQKISQISSQISSQINDPMDNNSIESRIVISTQESPQRTDPDPSMHLNLLDFGKKKRKPKRGSLSEKLQSAINRQISFVRIWRHQIKQAMKNNTSLPCVAVHVKTCVTRFSRQFLEGITMEDPLNLLPWREENKFPRSIKIMIIPEIVGKIELKAPSIVEIFPPWEVLDDKELILHVTYINITTNSEKTNLEESKTRVECVKRPVIKQFDCPCITAGKMILSCRDRFGKPNVIEKLFID; encoded by the exons ATGCAGAAACTTGGGGAAAGTAACAGTtccgaatcgaagaaaccgagtcACGTGAGGAAACTGAATTTTGGACAATCGATTCTAACCCTAGACGTAGTTAAGCAATTTCATGAACAAAAGAACGGTGTATTGTTGACCGATCGTAACGTAGCGATAATACCGAGCacgaagaaaaatgaatttgtaCGCAATTGGATCGAAACTCACAAAAACCGCGTTCTCGACTCGGACGAGTCGTCCCAAACGTCTCCTATTCTTGGATCATCCGTGACTAAACGCACGGTAAGATCTCCGATTTTCGGTACACGACGgaaacgaactaggggaaaatataGTTCAAACGGTAACACTATAGACGATAGTGAACATACCTGTTGGAACAATACTGGAAGTcaaattaataaagaaatttttaatgtttctgcaGAGTATAATAAGTACAAAAAAGTCGATTGTACGAACattgagaagaaggagaacgtcaagagaaatttatttaatttcgagaCTAGTACGAATTCTGTTAAAGAAAACGATACGAACACCTCGCCTGTATTAGATAAAAGCTGTTATTCGTAtaaaagaagacgaagaaagtTTGGAGATGAAAGCTCTCCCAGAAAAGCTCTAGATAGAATTGAGAATAAGTGTGCCAAAACGAGTACAAAAACTTCTACGTGTACAAAAATACACGATACGAATGTGTCACCTGTTCTTGATAAAAACTCTTATTCGCGTAAAAACAGGCGAAAAAAGTTGAAGGAGACAAATTTGCCAGAAACAGTTTTTAATAAAGCAGAAAGTAGTTGCATAGACGCTAATGTAAATACAGAAACGTCGCGCGAATTAGTCCAGTCGCAGTATTTGGATAACAAATACAAAATCATGTCTAGTCAAAAGCAATTTGAACTGATAAGAAAGTTGGAAAACAGTTTTCAAAATGATAAGTTAGAATCTTTCGAAAGTAAAAGTTCTAGAATTTCAGAAGATTCTATTGTATCCGATTCCTTGGTTTCGGAaggaaaattaaatatcgaaGACAGCCCAAAGGATATAAAAGATGTGGTAAAAATGGAAATAGAATCTAGCAACGAAGATGACAATTGCACAAGTTTTGTAAATATACACGATATCGATGAAAATCTTAGCGCTCGGATAGAAGACGCGGATACGCAAGATGTAGTATCTATTGTAGAAATCCATAACCATaatttaatgtataatttaacccATCTCCCTTCTAAACCCGCTTCTATATGTTCGCAAACGTCTACCAAAGATTCCGATAAAACTTTTTTTTCGAAAGCGGAAGAATTCCCACCACGCGCTATACATCTTTCTCAAAAGATTTCTCAAATTTCATCGCAAATTTCATCGCAAATTAATGATCCGATGGACAATAACTCGATTGAATCTCGAATTGTGATTAGTACGCAAGAATCGCCTCAAAGAACGGATCCAGATCCATCTATGCATTTAAATTTATTAGATTTTggcaagaaaaagagaaaaccaAAGAG AGGAAGTTTATCGGAAAAATTACAATCGGCGATTAATAGACAAATATCGTTTGTACGTATATGGAGGCACCAAATTAAACAAGCAATGAAAAACAATACTTCTCTACCATGCGTTGCGGTTCACGTAAAAACATGCGTGACTCGTTTTAGCAGACAATTTTTAGAAGGAATCACGATGGAAGATCCATTGAATCTTCTGCCTTggagagaagaaaataaatttcctaGGTCTATAAAGATCATGATAATTCCCGAAATAGTAGGTAAAATTGAATTGAAGGCCCCAAGTATAGTAGAAATTTTCCCTCCCTGGGAAGTCTTAGACGATAAGGAGCTAATATTACATGTAACATATATTAATATAACAACTAATAGTGAGAAAACCAATCTAGAAGAAAGTAAAACAAGAGTCGAATGCGTTAAACGACCGGTCATAAAACAATTTGACTGTCCGTGTATCACTGCAGGAAAAATGATTTTGTCTTGTAGAGATCGCTTTGGTAAACCTAACGTcatcgaaaaattatttattgattaa
- the Vps28 gene encoding vacuolar protein sorting 28 isoform X2 → MQKLGESNSSESKKPSHVRKLNFGQSILTLDVVKQFHEQKNGVLLTDRNVAIIPSTKKNEFVRNWIETHKNRVLDSDESSQTSPILGSSVTKRTVRSPIFGTRRKRTRGKYSSNEYNKYKKVDCTNIEKKENVKRNLFNFETSTNSVKENDTNTSPVLDKSCYSYKRRRRKFGDESSPRKALDRIENKCAKTSTKTSTCTKIHDTNVSPVLDKNSYSRKNRRKKLKETNLPETVFNKAESSCIDANVNTETSRELVQSQYLDNKYKIMSSQKQFELIRKLENSFQNDKLESFESKSSRISEDSIVSDSLVSEGKLNIEDSPKDIKDVVKMEIESSNEDDNCTSFVNIHDIDENLSARIEDADTQDVVSIVEIHNHNLMYNLTHLPSKPASICSQTSTKDSDKTFFSKAEEFPPRAIHLSQKISQISSQISSQINDPMDNNSIESRIVISTQESPQRTDPDPSMHLNLLDFGKKKRKPKRGSLSEKLQSAINRQISFVRIWRHQIKQAMKNNTSLPCVAVHVKTCVTRFSRQFLEGITMEDPLNLLPWREENKFPRSIKIMIIPEIVGKIELKAPSIVEIFPPWEVLDDKELILHVTYINITTNSEKTNLEESKTRVECVKRPVIKQFDCPCITAGKMILSCRDRFGKPNVIEKLFID, encoded by the exons ATGCAGAAACTTGGGGAAAGTAACAGTtccgaatcgaagaaaccgagtcACGTGAGGAAACTGAATTTTGGACAATCGATTCTAACCCTAGACGTAGTTAAGCAATTTCATGAACAAAAGAACGGTGTATTGTTGACCGATCGTAACGTAGCGATAATACCGAGCacgaagaaaaatgaatttgtaCGCAATTGGATCGAAACTCACAAAAACCGCGTTCTCGACTCGGACGAGTCGTCCCAAACGTCTCCTATTCTTGGATCATCCGTGACTAAACGCACGGTAAGATCTCCGATTTTCGGTACACGACGgaaacgaactaggggaaaatataGTTCAAACG AGTATAATAAGTACAAAAAAGTCGATTGTACGAACattgagaagaaggagaacgtcaagagaaatttatttaatttcgagaCTAGTACGAATTCTGTTAAAGAAAACGATACGAACACCTCGCCTGTATTAGATAAAAGCTGTTATTCGTAtaaaagaagacgaagaaagtTTGGAGATGAAAGCTCTCCCAGAAAAGCTCTAGATAGAATTGAGAATAAGTGTGCCAAAACGAGTACAAAAACTTCTACGTGTACAAAAATACACGATACGAATGTGTCACCTGTTCTTGATAAAAACTCTTATTCGCGTAAAAACAGGCGAAAAAAGTTGAAGGAGACAAATTTGCCAGAAACAGTTTTTAATAAAGCAGAAAGTAGTTGCATAGACGCTAATGTAAATACAGAAACGTCGCGCGAATTAGTCCAGTCGCAGTATTTGGATAACAAATACAAAATCATGTCTAGTCAAAAGCAATTTGAACTGATAAGAAAGTTGGAAAACAGTTTTCAAAATGATAAGTTAGAATCTTTCGAAAGTAAAAGTTCTAGAATTTCAGAAGATTCTATTGTATCCGATTCCTTGGTTTCGGAaggaaaattaaatatcgaaGACAGCCCAAAGGATATAAAAGATGTGGTAAAAATGGAAATAGAATCTAGCAACGAAGATGACAATTGCACAAGTTTTGTAAATATACACGATATCGATGAAAATCTTAGCGCTCGGATAGAAGACGCGGATACGCAAGATGTAGTATCTATTGTAGAAATCCATAACCATaatttaatgtataatttaacccATCTCCCTTCTAAACCCGCTTCTATATGTTCGCAAACGTCTACCAAAGATTCCGATAAAACTTTTTTTTCGAAAGCGGAAGAATTCCCACCACGCGCTATACATCTTTCTCAAAAGATTTCTCAAATTTCATCGCAAATTTCATCGCAAATTAATGATCCGATGGACAATAACTCGATTGAATCTCGAATTGTGATTAGTACGCAAGAATCGCCTCAAAGAACGGATCCAGATCCATCTATGCATTTAAATTTATTAGATTTTggcaagaaaaagagaaaaccaAAGAG AGGAAGTTTATCGGAAAAATTACAATCGGCGATTAATAGACAAATATCGTTTGTACGTATATGGAGGCACCAAATTAAACAAGCAATGAAAAACAATACTTCTCTACCATGCGTTGCGGTTCACGTAAAAACATGCGTGACTCGTTTTAGCAGACAATTTTTAGAAGGAATCACGATGGAAGATCCATTGAATCTTCTGCCTTggagagaagaaaataaatttcctaGGTCTATAAAGATCATGATAATTCCCGAAATAGTAGGTAAAATTGAATTGAAGGCCCCAAGTATAGTAGAAATTTTCCCTCCCTGGGAAGTCTTAGACGATAAGGAGCTAATATTACATGTAACATATATTAATATAACAACTAATAGTGAGAAAACCAATCTAGAAGAAAGTAAAACAAGAGTCGAATGCGTTAAACGACCGGTCATAAAACAATTTGACTGTCCGTGTATCACTGCAGGAAAAATGATTTTGTCTTGTAGAGATCGCTTTGGTAAACCTAACGTcatcgaaaaattatttattgattaa